Part of the Candidatus Glassbacteria bacterium genome, CCAGCCGGAATTTTTCCTCGGTGCCCAGCAGCAGCCGCACGCCCTCGATCCCGGTGAATTTTTTGCCGCTGGCTTCGACAGAACAACCAACCACCGCGATCCTAGTATCCGGGTGCTCGCGCGCTACCCTGCGCACCCACTGGCGGGCCTTCTCCTCGCCGCGCCTGGTGACAGCACAGGTATTGACCACCACCCAGTCCGAGCCGGCGGGGCTTTCGGCCAGGGTGAACCCGGCCTGCTCCAGGCTCTGAGCCATCAGCGCGCTGTCGTACTGATTGGTCTTACACCCGAACGTCCGAAAAAATATCTTTGCCGGCAAAACCGCGGCTCCTTATTAGAACGTACAAAAATATCCGGGGTAAAAATACCTAACAGGGCTGAACGGTTCAAGGTTCAACATCCAATCCGGGAAACAGTCATAAGTTACGGGGAGTGACGAATGGGTGTGGATGAGATATTCGATGT contains:
- a CDS encoding tRNA (N(6)-L-threonylcarbamoyladenosine(37)-C(2))-methylthiotransferase MtaB, producing MPAKIFFRTFGCKTNQYDSALMAQSLEQAGFTLAESPAGSDWVVVNTCAVTRRGEEKARQWVRRVAREHPDTRIAVVGCSVEASGKKFTGIEGVRLLLGTEEKFRL